In Mesorhizobium sp., one DNA window encodes the following:
- the glsA gene encoding glutaminase A codes for MAAKQKKPVRARRVRELQSVVDDIVAEMKVVDSFGRAASHVEGLGEFETGEFGIAVVTADGTLVTGGKADHPFPLQSISKVFAYTLALRSDTEAILKRVGREPSGDPFNSIVDLERHKGIPRNPYINSGALVVIDALLTRPKGHGGPKTVRAMLEDEVGETLGRMGDIVEADGETAGFHNRAHASLAKGYKNLESKVEDVMRAYVENCAICLDCRQLALAGRYLMRSRSGASDEDARLARRVNALMMTCGMYDGSGEFAFRAGLPAKSGVGGGILAIAPGKASIATWSPGLDDNGNSVLGMLALERLAEQMEWSVFG; via the coding sequence ATGGCAGCGAAACAGAAGAAGCCGGTACGCGCGCGTCGAGTGCGTGAGCTCCAGTCCGTGGTCGACGACATCGTCGCGGAGATGAAGGTCGTCGACTCGTTCGGCAGGGCCGCGAGCCATGTCGAAGGCCTTGGCGAGTTCGAGACCGGAGAGTTCGGCATCGCAGTTGTCACGGCGGATGGCACGCTTGTCACGGGTGGGAAGGCGGATCATCCGTTCCCCCTGCAGAGCATCTCCAAGGTCTTCGCCTACACACTGGCGCTCCGGTCTGACACCGAGGCGATCCTGAAGCGGGTCGGCCGCGAGCCGTCGGGCGATCCGTTCAACTCCATCGTCGACCTCGAACGTCACAAGGGCATCCCGCGAAATCCCTACATCAATTCCGGCGCGCTGGTGGTGATCGACGCTCTGCTTACCCGTCCGAAGGGCCACGGCGGCCCGAAGACTGTCCGCGCCATGCTCGAGGACGAGGTCGGCGAAACGCTCGGGCGCATGGGCGATATCGTCGAGGCGGACGGCGAGACGGCGGGATTTCACAACCGAGCGCATGCCAGCCTCGCCAAGGGCTACAAGAACCTGGAGAGCAAGGTCGAGGACGTCATGCGCGCCTATGTCGAGAACTGCGCGATCTGCCTCGATTGCCGTCAGCTGGCTCTCGCCGGCCGCTACCTGATGCGCAGCCGCTCCGGCGCGTCCGATGAGGATGCGCGGCTCGCCCGGCGCGTCAACGCGCTGATGATGACCTGCGGCATGTATGACGGCTCGGGCGAATTCGCCTTCCGCGCCGGACTGCCCGCCAAGAGCGGCGTCGGCGGCGGCATCCTGGCGATTGCGCCCGGCAAGGCCTCGATCGCCACCTGGTCGCCCGGCCTCGACGACAATGGCAACTCGGTGCTCGGCATGCTGGCGCTGGAACGCCTCGCCGAACAGATGGAATGGTCGGTGTTCGGCTAA
- a CDS encoding MFS transporter — translation MTSRAAAFALLAGNFLIGMSVIAPAGMVGPLSADLGVSVTSAALLLTFGAVVLCIGSPLVAWGTAATDRRWLLTIALAGLSASHIASALAPNLGLLVAVRIVAMAFAAVYTPQAASAIAMMVPEKERPGAITFIFLGWSLAAAAGLPVAAWFASEHGWRGVHWGLALVGFAATAAVAVSVPSGLKGAAMSLRSWGSLFSDRLVLALLAVTTLSATGQFVVFPFFGPLLAKMAGATSSEIAIAFAVFGIAGFLGNIVASRIVGSLGMLRTSLVFFGAMMAGAALWSLVVDTIALVLVASAIWGLGFAASNSMQQARLAGAAPALAGAAIALNSSSIYVGQAVGSALGGVMFDAGLLRTMGWMATAALILALATVWWTGRLGRRG, via the coding sequence ATGACATCCCGTGCGGCGGCCTTCGCCTTGTTGGCCGGCAATTTCCTCATCGGCATGTCGGTCATCGCGCCGGCCGGCATGGTCGGTCCGCTTTCCGCCGACCTCGGCGTCTCGGTGACGAGCGCGGCGCTGCTTTTGACCTTCGGCGCCGTGGTGCTGTGCATCGGTTCGCCGCTCGTCGCCTGGGGCACGGCGGCGACGGACCGCCGGTGGCTCCTAACGATCGCGCTTGCCGGGCTGTCCGCGAGCCACATCGCCTCTGCGCTCGCCCCGAATCTCGGCCTCCTAGTGGCCGTGCGCATCGTGGCGATGGCGTTTGCGGCCGTCTATACGCCACAGGCGGCGAGCGCGATCGCCATGATGGTGCCGGAGAAGGAGCGGCCCGGCGCGATTACCTTCATATTCCTCGGCTGGTCCCTGGCGGCCGCGGCCGGCCTGCCGGTTGCCGCCTGGTTCGCGTCCGAACACGGCTGGCGCGGCGTGCATTGGGGCCTGGCCCTGGTCGGATTCGCCGCGACCGCGGCGGTGGCGGTGTCAGTGCCGTCGGGCCTGAAGGGTGCGGCCATGTCGCTCAGGAGCTGGGGCAGCCTCTTTTCCGACCGGCTCGTCCTTGCGCTCCTCGCCGTCACCACCCTGTCGGCAACCGGGCAGTTCGTCGTTTTTCCGTTCTTCGGCCCGCTGCTTGCGAAGATGGCCGGAGCGACCTCGTCCGAGATCGCCATTGCCTTTGCCGTGTTCGGTATTGCGGGGTTCCTCGGCAACATCGTCGCGTCTCGCATTGTCGGCTCGCTAGGGATGTTGAGGACCTCGCTGGTCTTCTTCGGCGCGATGATGGCCGGTGCCGCCTTGTGGAGCCTGGTGGTCGACACGATCGCGCTCGTTTTGGTGGCCTCCGCGATCTGGGGCCTCGGCTTCGCAGCCTCGAACTCGATGCAGCAGGCCCGATTGGCCGGAGCCGCCCCGGCGCTCGCGGGCGCGGCGATCGCGCTCAATTCTTCCTCGATCTATGTCGGCCAGGCCGTAGGCTCGGCGCTCGGCGGCGTCATGTTCGATGCCGGCCTGCTGCGGACGATGGGCTGGATGGCTACCGCTGCGCTGATCCTTGCGCTTGCGACGGTGTGGTGGACGGGCCGGCTCGGGCGCCGCGGCTGA
- a CDS encoding isocitrate lyase/phosphoenolpyruvate mutase family protein, translating to MDAEKGARFRALHETTFVIPNPWDIGTARLLVSLGYPALATTSAGYAFSRGLADGAVGFPEMIAHCKELAAAVDVPVSADLEKGKGDSPESAAETIFAAEAAGLAGCSIEDSTGDRDKPIYDFSLAVERVAAAVEAARSLKRDFVFTARAENFLCGIEDLDDTIRRLQAFEKAGADVLYAPALADIETVRTVCASVSRPVNVLAIAGFSVEALRGAGVKRISVGSKLSAAAFGAVRRAALEMLEQGTFDYAREGMPFGELQKLFAPDGNRT from the coding sequence GTGGACGCCGAAAAGGGAGCCCGGTTCCGGGCGCTGCACGAGACGACGTTCGTCATCCCCAATCCGTGGGATATCGGCACCGCGCGGCTGCTCGTGTCGCTCGGCTATCCAGCTCTTGCGACGACGAGCGCCGGCTACGCCTTCTCGCGCGGGCTGGCCGACGGCGCGGTCGGCTTCCCCGAGATGATCGCGCATTGCAAGGAACTGGCAGCCGCCGTCGATGTGCCCGTCTCGGCCGATCTCGAGAAGGGCAAGGGCGACAGTCCCGAAAGTGCTGCCGAGACGATCTTCGCCGCCGAGGCGGCAGGTCTTGCCGGCTGCTCGATCGAGGATTCGACCGGCGACCGGGACAAGCCGATCTACGACTTCTCGCTCGCCGTGGAGCGGGTCGCGGCGGCCGTCGAGGCTGCGCGGTCGCTGAAGCGCGATTTCGTCTTCACCGCCCGGGCGGAGAATTTTCTCTGTGGGATCGAGGATCTCGACGACACGATCCGCCGCCTGCAGGCCTTCGAGAAGGCCGGCGCCGACGTGCTCTATGCGCCGGCCCTCGCCGACATCGAGACGGTGAGGACGGTCTGCGCCTCGGTGTCGCGGCCGGTCAATGTGCTGGCGATCGCGGGCTTTTCGGTCGAGGCGCTGCGCGGAGCCGGCGTGAAGCGCATTTCTGTCGGCTCGAAGCTCTCCGCCGCCGCATTCGGCGCGGTGCGCCGCGCGGCGCTCGAAATGCTGGAGCAGGGCACGTTCGACTATGCCAGGGAGGGAATGCCGTTCGGCGAGCTGCAGAAGCTGTTCGCCCCGGATGGCAATCGAACATAG
- a CDS encoding peptide chain release factor 3 — protein MTETIKDAVARRRTFAIIAHPDAGKTTLTEKLLLFGGAIQLAGEVKAKKDRMNTRSDWMKIERERGISVVTSVMTFEYGDNVFNLLDTPGHEDFADDTYRTLSAVDSAVMVIDAAKGIEPRTLKLFEVCRLRDIPIVTFVNKMDREARNTFEILDEIEAKLALDTAPMTWPIGQGRTFSGTYHLPTNSVRKGDDEMERTPVNGPDSNRVAGLLPINEQEAFIEELELAREACKPFDRQAFLEGHLTPVYFGSALRNFGVRDLIEALGAFAPPPRDQEADTRVVHATEPEMSAFVFKIQANMDPNHRDRIAFVRVCSGELKRGMKAKLVRTGKQMSLSAPQFFFARSRITADEAYAGDVVGIPNHGTLRIGDTLTEGEEILFRGVPNFAPEILRRVRLGDPMKAKKLKEALQQMAEEGVVQLFSPEDGSPAIVGVVGALQLDVLKERLAAEYGLPVDFEIARFTVCRWIDADSPAELARFMEAHRGDIARDLDGDPVFLAQHGFGLNYEAERWKQIKFTAIKDYQVREEA, from the coding sequence ATGACCGAGACGATCAAGGACGCCGTCGCCCGGCGCCGCACATTCGCGATCATCGCGCACCCGGACGCCGGCAAGACGACGCTGACGGAGAAGCTGCTGCTCTTCGGCGGCGCGATCCAGCTCGCCGGCGAGGTGAAGGCCAAGAAAGACCGGATGAACACCCGTTCCGACTGGATGAAGATCGAGCGCGAGCGCGGCATCTCGGTCGTCACCTCGGTGATGACGTTCGAATACGGCGACAACGTCTTCAACCTGCTCGACACGCCGGGCCACGAGGATTTCGCCGACGACACCTACCGCACGCTTTCGGCCGTGGACTCGGCCGTCATGGTCATCGACGCGGCGAAGGGCATCGAGCCGCGCACGCTGAAGCTGTTCGAGGTCTGCCGCCTGCGCGACATCCCGATCGTCACCTTCGTCAACAAGATGGACCGCGAGGCACGCAATACGTTCGAGATCCTCGACGAGATCGAAGCCAAGCTCGCCCTTGACACCGCGCCGATGACATGGCCGATCGGCCAGGGCCGCACCTTCTCCGGCACCTACCACCTGCCGACCAATTCGGTGCGCAAGGGCGACGATGAGATGGAACGTACGCCGGTCAACGGGCCGGATTCCAACCGCGTCGCGGGGCTCCTGCCGATCAACGAGCAGGAAGCCTTCATCGAGGAGCTGGAGCTCGCCCGCGAGGCCTGCAAGCCCTTCGACCGCCAGGCCTTCCTCGAAGGACATCTGACACCGGTCTATTTCGGCTCGGCGCTCAGGAATTTCGGCGTGCGCGACCTGATCGAGGCGCTGGGCGCATTTGCCCCGCCGCCGCGCGACCAGGAGGCGGATACGCGCGTTGTGCACGCCACGGAGCCGGAGATGAGCGCCTTCGTGTTCAAGATCCAGGCCAACATGGACCCCAACCATCGTGACCGCATCGCCTTCGTGCGGGTCTGCTCGGGCGAGTTGAAGCGCGGCATGAAGGCCAAGCTGGTGCGCACCGGCAAGCAGATGTCGCTGTCGGCGCCACAATTCTTCTTTGCCCGCTCGCGCATCACCGCCGACGAGGCCTATGCCGGCGACGTTGTGGGAATTCCCAATCACGGCACGCTGAGGATCGGCGACACGCTGACCGAAGGCGAGGAGATCCTGTTCCGCGGTGTGCCGAACTTCGCGCCGGAAATCCTGCGCCGCGTGCGCCTTGGCGATCCGATGAAGGCGAAGAAGCTCAAGGAAGCGTTGCAGCAGATGGCCGAGGAGGGCGTCGTTCAGCTGTTCTCGCCCGAGGACGGCTCGCCGGCGATCGTCGGCGTCGTCGGCGCGCTGCAGCTCGACGTGTTGAAGGAGCGGCTCGCCGCCGAATACGGCCTGCCGGTCGACTTCGAGATCGCCCGCTTCACCGTCTGCCGCTGGATCGACGCCGACAGTCCGGCGGAGCTTGCGCGCTTCATGGAGGCGCATCGCGGCGACATCGCCCGCGACCTCGACGGCGACCCCGTCTTCCTCGCCCAGCACGGTTTCGGCCTCAACTACGAAGCGGAACGCTGGAAGCAGATCAAGTTCACGGCGATCAAGGACTATCAGGTGCGGGAGGAGGCGTAG
- a CDS encoding type II toxin-antitoxin system RelE/ParE family toxin — MIVSFRSRALQRFWERDDETGLNRQHVAKIARILDALDRSLRVEHMKLPGYRLHKLAGFNPDRWSVWVSGNWRITFSFEEGEALAVDYEDYH, encoded by the coding sequence ATGATCGTTTCCTTTCGCAGCAGAGCGCTCCAGCGGTTTTGGGAACGCGATGACGAAACGGGCCTAAACCGGCAACACGTTGCGAAGATCGCTCGTATCCTGGATGCATTGGATAGGTCACTGCGTGTCGAGCACATGAAGTTGCCCGGCTATCGCCTGCACAAGCTCGCCGGTTTCAATCCAGATCGCTGGTCTGTGTGGGTCAGCGGAAACTGGCGGATAACCTTTTCATTTGAGGAGGGAGAAGCCTTGGCAGTCGACTATGAGGATTATCATTGA
- a CDS encoding HigA family addiction module antitoxin, giving the protein MSINDMTRRDIPIRNPNRPPTHPGAILREDVLPALGMTKSEFAAALGISRQMLHGLLTEKHGITAEMAVKLGHVLGNGPGIWIRMQQAYDLWHAERSVDTSKLTVLHHGQRAA; this is encoded by the coding sequence TTGAGCATCAATGACATGACCCGGCGCGATATTCCGATCCGTAACCCCAATCGCCCGCCCACTCATCCCGGCGCGATCTTGCGCGAGGACGTTTTGCCGGCGCTGGGCATGACCAAATCCGAGTTCGCAGCCGCCCTCGGCATTTCCCGTCAGATGCTGCACGGCCTGCTCACGGAGAAGCATGGCATTACCGCCGAGATGGCGGTCAAGCTCGGTCATGTGCTCGGCAACGGTCCCGGCATCTGGATCCGGATGCAGCAGGCCTACGACCTCTGGCATGCCGAGCGGAGCGTCGACACGTCGAAGCTCACCGTGCTGCATCACGGGCAGAGAGCGGCATAG
- a CDS encoding DUF4112 domain-containing protein, with amino-acid sequence MTPKISSKEAATRAAARVGDEFPELADLAFLLDSRWRVPVIGFRFGIDAVAGLLPVVGDLAVGAISAHIIHKAWRLGAPRRLILQMAGNAALDVAVGSIPIAGTVFDVFFKANNVNVRLLREHLAAQGKALPPPLPEQTSAADPR; translated from the coding sequence ATGACACCCAAAATCAGCAGCAAGGAAGCGGCAACGCGTGCGGCAGCGCGGGTCGGCGACGAGTTCCCCGAGCTCGCCGATCTCGCCTTCCTGCTCGATTCGCGCTGGCGCGTGCCGGTGATCGGCTTCCGCTTCGGGATCGACGCGGTGGCTGGCCTGCTCCCGGTCGTAGGCGACCTCGCGGTCGGTGCGATCTCGGCCCACATCATCCACAAGGCCTGGCGGCTCGGCGCCCCGCGGCGGCTGATCCTCCAGATGGCGGGCAACGCGGCGCTCGACGTTGCGGTCGGATCGATCCCGATCGCCGGCACGGTGTTCGACGTCTTCTTCAAGGCGAACAACGTCAATGTCCGGCTGCTGCGCGAGCACCTGGCGGCGCAGGGCAAGGCGCTTCCCCCGCCGCTCCCCGAACAGACCTCCGCGGCCGATCCCCGATAG
- a CDS encoding peroxiredoxin, which yields MSLRINDVAPDFTAETTQGTIRFHDWIGDGWAVMFSHPKDFTPVCTTELGTMAGYAPEFEKRGVKIIGISVDPVESHHRWKEDIKVATGHAVDYPLIADKNLEVAKLYDMLPASAGDTSEGRTPADNQTVRSVFVVGPDKKIKLTLSYPMTTGRNFAEILRAIDSIQLTAKHQVATPADWKQGDDVIITAAVSNDDATKRFGSYETILPYLRKTKQPTA from the coding sequence ATGAGCCTGCGCATCAACGACGTCGCGCCCGATTTCACCGCCGAGACCACGCAAGGCACGATCCGCTTCCACGACTGGATCGGCGACGGCTGGGCCGTCATGTTCTCGCATCCGAAGGATTTCACGCCGGTCTGCACGACGGAACTCGGCACGATGGCCGGCTATGCGCCGGAGTTCGAGAAGCGCGGGGTCAAGATCATCGGCATCTCAGTCGACCCGGTCGAAAGCCACCACCGCTGGAAAGAGGACATCAAGGTCGCGACCGGCCATGCGGTCGACTATCCGCTGATCGCCGACAAGAACCTCGAGGTCGCCAAGCTCTACGACATGCTGCCCGCCTCTGCCGGCGACACGTCCGAGGGGCGCACGCCGGCCGACAACCAGACCGTCCGGTCCGTCTTCGTCGTCGGCCCCGACAAGAAGATCAAGCTGACGCTCAGCTACCCGATGACGACGGGCCGCAACTTCGCGGAAATCCTGCGCGCCATCGATTCGATCCAGCTGACCGCGAAGCACCAGGTGGCGACGCCGGCCGACTGGAAGCAGGGCGACGACGTCATCATCACCGCCGCCGTGTCCAACGACGACGCGACCAAGCGCTTCGGCTCCTACGAGACGATCCTGCCCTATCTGCGCAAGACCAAGCAGCCGACGGCCTGA
- a CDS encoding metalloregulator ArsR/SmtB family transcription factor has translation MVEQTARLDAVFHALSDGTRRGMLQALEGGEKAISDLARPYAMSFAGASKHVKVLEQAGLVRRRISGRTHYCSLDAARLREANEWLRRYERFWGDRLDILDSLLRQEDEANGA, from the coding sequence ATGGTTGAACAAACTGCACGCCTGGATGCCGTGTTCCATGCCCTGTCGGACGGCACCCGCCGCGGCATGCTGCAGGCGCTCGAGGGCGGCGAGAAGGCGATCAGCGACCTGGCGCGCCCCTATGCGATGAGCTTCGCCGGCGCGTCCAAGCATGTGAAGGTCCTCGAGCAGGCCGGTTTGGTGCGGCGGCGCATCTCGGGGCGGACGCACTATTGCAGCCTCGATGCCGCCCGCCTCAGGGAAGCCAACGAATGGCTGCGCCGCTACGAGCGTTTCTGGGGCGACCGGCTGGACATCCTTGACAGCCTGCTGCGGCAGGAGGACGAGGCAAACGGCGCCTGA
- a CDS encoding GNAT family N-acetyltransferase produces the protein MTASVPVIETPRLVLRGYRLDDFDAHAALWADPVVTRFIGGVPQTREQAWVRLLRHMGMWQAIGFGFWAVTDRQTGRLLGEAGFHDLKRDLTPSLEGTLEAGWGFVPDVHGKGIATETVSAVIAWGEANRPGMRMTCLIDPANTASLRVAEKNGFREFGRTTYHGAPTILFERH, from the coding sequence GTGACCGCATCCGTCCCCGTCATCGAGACGCCGCGCCTCGTGCTGCGTGGCTACCGGCTCGACGATTTCGACGCGCATGCGGCGCTGTGGGCGGATCCAGTCGTCACCCGCTTCATCGGCGGCGTGCCGCAGACGCGCGAGCAGGCTTGGGTGCGCCTGCTGCGGCACATGGGCATGTGGCAGGCGATAGGCTTCGGCTTCTGGGCGGTGACGGACCGCCAGACGGGCAGGCTTCTTGGCGAGGCCGGCTTTCATGATCTCAAGCGCGACCTGACGCCCAGCCTCGAAGGCACGCTCGAGGCCGGCTGGGGCTTCGTGCCGGACGTTCACGGCAAGGGTATCGCGACCGAGACGGTTTCGGCTGTCATCGCCTGGGGCGAGGCGAACCGCCCGGGCATGCGCATGACCTGCCTGATCGATCCGGCAAATACGGCATCCCTTCGCGTGGCCGAGAAAAACGGCTTTCGCGAGTTCGGACGCACCACGTATCACGGCGCGCCGACCATACTGTTCGAGCGGCATTAG
- the coaBC gene encoding bifunctional phosphopantothenoylcysteine decarboxylase/phosphopantothenate--cysteine ligase CoaBC, giving the protein MTHTLSDKRILLIIGGGIAAYKSLDLIRRLRERGAKVRCVLTVAAQHFVTPLAAGALSADHVFTDLFDRQDEQDVGHIRLARECDAIVVAPATADLMAKLANGLANDLASAVLLATDKPVLMAPAMNPKMWSHRATQRNRATLAKDGVRFVGPNRGEMAESGEAGEGRMSEPVEIADAVTHLLAPLAGPLAGRRIVVTSGPTHEPLDPIRYIANRSSGKQGHAIAAALAKLGADVHLVSGPVSLADPAGVTVIHVETARQMQAAVEAQLPADAGIFVAAVADWRPAVEIGEKIKKRAGEAPPAVEMVENPDILAGVGHHRHRPWLVVGFAAETENLLDNAAAKLKKKGADFIVANDVSHDSGVNARGVMGGDRNRVKIVSRDGVEEWPEMTKDEVAERLARLVAARVQTITV; this is encoded by the coding sequence ATGACACACACCCTCTCCGACAAGCGTATCCTGCTCATCATCGGCGGCGGCATTGCGGCCTACAAGTCGCTCGATCTCATCCGCCGGCTGCGCGAGCGCGGGGCGAAGGTGCGCTGTGTGCTGACCGTGGCGGCGCAGCATTTCGTGACGCCGCTCGCCGCCGGCGCGCTGTCGGCCGATCATGTCTTCACCGATCTCTTCGACCGGCAGGACGAGCAGGATGTCGGCCATATCAGGCTGGCGCGCGAGTGCGACGCGATCGTGGTGGCGCCGGCTACGGCCGACCTGATGGCGAAACTTGCGAACGGGCTGGCCAACGACCTTGCCTCGGCCGTGCTTCTGGCGACCGACAAGCCTGTGCTCATGGCGCCGGCGATGAATCCGAAGATGTGGTCGCATAGGGCGACTCAGCGCAACCGCGCGACGCTGGCAAAGGACGGCGTGCGCTTCGTCGGGCCGAACCGGGGCGAGATGGCCGAGAGCGGCGAGGCGGGCGAAGGCCGCATGTCGGAGCCTGTGGAGATTGCCGATGCCGTGACGCACCTGTTGGCTCCGCTTGCCGGCCCGCTTGCCGGCCGCCGCATCGTCGTCACCTCGGGACCGACCCACGAGCCGCTGGATCCGATCCGCTACATCGCCAACCGTTCGTCCGGCAAACAGGGCCATGCGATCGCGGCGGCACTCGCGAAGCTCGGCGCTGACGTGCACCTGGTGAGCGGCCCGGTCTCGCTGGCCGATCCGGCAGGCGTGACCGTCATCCATGTCGAGACCGCGCGCCAGATGCAGGCGGCGGTGGAGGCGCAGCTTCCGGCGGACGCCGGCATCTTCGTCGCCGCGGTGGCCGACTGGCGCCCGGCGGTCGAAATCGGCGAGAAGATCAAGAAGCGCGCCGGCGAAGCGCCGCCCGCCGTCGAAATGGTGGAAAACCCCGACATCCTCGCCGGCGTCGGCCACCACCGTCATCGGCCATGGCTGGTCGTCGGCTTCGCGGCCGAGACGGAGAACCTGCTCGATAACGCGGCCGCCAAGCTGAAGAAGAAGGGCGCAGACTTCATCGTCGCCAACGACGTCTCGCACGACAGCGGCGTCAACGCGCGCGGCGTCATGGGTGGCGACCGCAATCGCGTGAAGATCGTCTCCCGCGACGGTGTCGAGGAGTGGCCCGAGATGACGAAGGACGAGGTGGCCGAGCGGCTGGCAAGGCTCGTGGCCGCGCGCGTTCAGACGATCACGGTGTAA
- a CDS encoding type II toxin-antitoxin system VapC family toxin, which translates to MNGFVIDSSALIAILVVEPEADSFNRFLDLNLASCISAATVHEVFSVVVRRKFVDGVARLERILELIEPEIVAFDARQLSVARAAYVRYGRGTGHPAGLNLGDCFSYALAKSRNLPLLFKGDDFRHTDIEPALKAG; encoded by the coding sequence TTGAACGGCTTCGTAATCGACAGCTCGGCCCTGATCGCGATTCTTGTGGTCGAACCCGAAGCCGACAGCTTCAATCGTTTTCTGGACCTCAATCTCGCCAGCTGCATCAGTGCCGCGACCGTCCATGAGGTCTTTTCCGTTGTCGTGCGCCGCAAGTTCGTCGATGGCGTGGCGCGGCTGGAGCGGATTCTGGAGTTGATTGAACCAGAGATCGTTGCCTTCGACGCGCGACAGCTCTCGGTAGCGCGGGCCGCCTATGTCCGCTACGGACGTGGGACGGGACATCCCGCCGGACTCAATCTCGGCGATTGCTTCTCCTATGCCTTGGCCAAGTCGCGCAATCTGCCGCTGCTGTTCAAGGGCGACGATTTCCGCCATACCGACATCGAACCGGCCCTCAAGGCGGGTTGA
- the ubiB gene encoding 2-polyprenylphenol 6-hydroxylase codes for MSTLGAYFRLARAGWIMVREGVVAALPGDQLWGLPKFGWRLGRLFSRRRSSRLDRSERFSKAVTRLGPSYVKLGQFLATRPDVVGTEIANDLARLQDQMETFPREASVAAIEESLGRPLDDLYVSLGEPVAAASIAQVHPAEVLKDGVTRKVAVKVIRPGVRRRFFQDLESYFLAARQMERFVPATRRLRPVQVTRILEQTTKIEMDLRLEAAALSEIGENTADDPGFRVPAVDWERTGRDVLTLEWIDGVKMSDIEGLRAAGHDLDALAATLIQSFLRHTLRDGFFHADMHPGNLFVEADGTIVAVDFGITGRLGKKERRFLAEILYGFIVRDYRRVADVHFEAGYVPRRHDPASFAQAIRAIGEPIHGQPAETISMAKLLTLLFEVTELFDMEARPELVMLQKTMVVVEGVARTLNPAFNMWKTAEPVVGGWIRDNLGPKGLMIDARDGLSALVALARQAPELAERTERLTREIDLMAEHGLRFDEETARQIGRAEARGTRWGRVAMWVGALALLWIAWQVT; via the coding sequence ATGAGCACATTGGGCGCTTACTTCCGACTGGCGCGCGCGGGCTGGATCATGGTCCGCGAAGGCGTCGTCGCCGCCTTGCCCGGCGATCAGCTATGGGGTCTTCCGAAATTCGGCTGGCGGCTGGGCCGGCTGTTCTCGCGGCGGCGTTCCTCCCGCCTCGACCGGAGCGAACGGTTCTCGAAGGCCGTCACCCGGCTCGGTCCGTCCTACGTCAAGCTCGGCCAGTTCCTCGCCACCCGGCCGGACGTGGTCGGCACCGAGATCGCCAACGATCTCGCCAGACTACAGGACCAGATGGAGACCTTCCCGCGCGAGGCGTCGGTCGCCGCGATCGAGGAATCGCTCGGTCGCCCGCTCGACGATCTCTACGTGTCGCTCGGCGAGCCGGTCGCCGCGGCCTCGATCGCCCAGGTTCATCCGGCGGAAGTGCTGAAGGACGGCGTGACACGCAAGGTTGCGGTCAAGGTCATCCGGCCGGGCGTGCGCCGCCGCTTCTTCCAGGACCTCGAGAGCTATTTCCTCGCCGCCCGGCAGATGGAGCGGTTCGTCCCGGCGACGCGCCGGCTCCGTCCGGTCCAGGTGACCCGGATCCTCGAGCAGACCACCAAGATCGAGATGGATCTGCGCCTGGAGGCGGCCGCCCTGTCGGAGATCGGCGAGAACACGGCGGACGATCCGGGCTTCCGTGTCCCCGCCGTCGACTGGGAACGTACCGGCCGCGACGTGCTGACGCTCGAATGGATCGACGGTGTGAAGATGTCGGACATCGAGGGCCTGCGCGCGGCCGGCCACGACCTCGACGCGCTTGCCGCGACGCTCATCCAGTCCTTCCTGCGCCATACGCTGAGGGACGGCTTCTTCCACGCCGACATGCATCCGGGCAATCTCTTCGTCGAGGCGGACGGGACGATCGTCGCGGTCGATTTCGGCATCACCGGCCGGCTCGGCAAGAAGGAGCGCCGCTTCCTCGCCGAAATCCTCTACGGCTTCATCGTGCGCGACTACCGCCGCGTCGCCGACGTGCATTTCGAGGCAGGCTACGTGCCGCGCCGCCACGACCCCGCCTCCTTCGCGCAGGCGATCCGCGCCATCGGCGAGCCGATCCACGGCCAGCCGGCCGAGACGATCTCGATGGCGAAGCTTCTGACGCTGCTGTTCGAGGTCACCGAACTGTTCGACATGGAGGCACGGCCGGAACTGGTCATGCTGCAGAAGACGATGGTCGTCGTCGAAGGCGTCGCCCGCACGCTCAATCCCGCCTTCAACATGTGGAAGACGGCGGAGCCGGTGGTGGGAGGCTGGATCCGCGACAATCTTGGGCCGAAGGGCCTGATGATCGATGCGCGCGACGGGCTGAGCGCGCTCGTGGCGCTCGCCCGCCAGGCGCCGGAGCTCGCCGAGCGCACCGAACGCCTGACGCGCGAGATCGACCTGATGGCCGAACACGGCCTGCGCTTCGACGAGGAGACGGCGCGCCAGATCGGCAGGGCCGAGGCGCGCGGAACCCGCTGGGGCCGCGTCGCCATGTGGGTCGGCGCGCTGGCGCTGCTGTGGATTGCGTGGCAGGTGACGTGA